The Opitutaceae bacterium nucleotide sequence ACTTTCGGCCGGCGTTTCGAGATCGTCTATTTCCGGTGGCTTTCGCCGGATGATATCTGAGGAGTTGGCCGTGGCTTTGGAGGCCATTGGTGGCTCGGACCGAGGTCCGGCCCTACGTGGGACGATACTGAGGGGGGGAAGCGATTCCTGGTTCGGTCAGAAGAACCAGCGGAAGCGGGCGTTCAGGCGGCGGGGGAGGACCGGGACGCCGTGGTAGATGCCGGGGACGATGGAGGTCCAGTGTTCGTCGTTGAAGAGGTTGGTGCCGGTCACCGTGAATTCCGCCCTGGGCCAGCGCCAGCCGGCCCAGGCTGAGGCGGTCACCCAGGCGTCCTGGGTGAAAGTGGGATCGCTGGATTCCTCGTAGGGTACGGGTCCCATGACCTGGATCTGGACACCCGCCGCGAACCCGAGGTCGGGGCGGTAATCGAGGCCGAGATTCAATCCGTATTCAGGAACATAAGGCACCTTTTTGCCGCTGTAGTCGGTGCCGGTGAAGGGATCGATGTAGTCGTAGAAGACGGCGTGGGTCCAGGAAGCGCGTCCGCTCAGGGTGAGGTGTTCGCGAAGTTCGTGGTGCCCGGTCAGTTCAGCGCCGTAGATGTGCGTGCTCTCGGCGTTGCGGACCAGGTAGTCGGTCTCGGTGAAGGAGCGCTCGATCTGGGTGTCGTTTGAAAGCGTTGTATAGGCGGTGAACTCGATGGTGCGCTCCTTATCCGATGCGAGGCTGCCTTCGAGGGTCCAGGTTCGTTCCGGTTCGAAGCCCACCAGGTTGGCGCGGTCGGAGAATGAGGAGTAACCGCCCGGTTTCCACCCGGATACGAGGGAGACCGACCAGGGCATCCCGGCGTCAATCGGACCGTCGAGTCGCAGAAAGGGCAGGAAGGCCGTATCGGTCTGGCTCTCATTGACGTCGGGTGCGGGGGGGACGGTGGAAACCCGGTCCATCGAGCTCTCCTGGACGTCCACTTTCAGGCCGAAAGTCGGGCGCATTCCCGAGATGGGTTTGAAGCGGACCGCTCCGTTGGCGAGCAGGCCGCGGGAGTTGAGATCGGTCTTCGACCATTCGATCGGACCGAATCCGGGGATGGAGCGGACAACGTCGATGGTCCGGTTGATGCCGCGGAGGGCGAGGCCGGTCGTCCAGGAGGTGTCTTCGGATGTATCGAGCGATTCCACCTGGAATTCCTGGGAGAAGAAGCCCGTTCGATTGGTCAGATCGGAAAAGAGGGTCGGGGGAAGGACAATGGTGCCCCGATAGGGATCGAGGTTCCAGTATTGGGCG carries:
- a CDS encoding TonB-dependent receptor; this translates as MEPYAIESRRLEGLDGPAGRSSEIANGGASIGATRELLSEIPGLLQHDNGVRGFTDPVAARGVTSTPIMSSPVIDLRYGEFPIAAAYAVFSAQPAGIRIARSQAGSFESIQSTQPGGRIDIGPQNADAVGPGGLLTVEVGERNAQAIRAEGHGAFAGGTALGFLSWSQDDGRLTNTALDTRPDFKESLHGEARMQWGIGDRSSLVVQLIGEKSDDGVQPLVPLSTPGYKVDRPTEGETGLTNLHFGLAFEHANEALRFTSTTAAQYWNLDPYRGTIVLPPTLFSDLTNRTGFFSQEFQVESLDTSEDTSWTTGLALRGINRTIDVVRSIPGFGPIEWSKTDLNSRGLLANGAVRFKPISGMRPTFGLKVDVQESSMDRVSTVPPAPDVNESQTDTAFLPFLRLDGPIDAGMPWSVSLVSGWKPGGYSSFSDRANLVGFEPERTWTLEGSLASDKERTIEFTAYTTLSNDTQIERSFTETDYLVRNAESTHIYGAELTGHHELREHLTLSGRASWTHAVFYDYIDPFTGTDYSGKKVPYVPEYGLNLGLDYRPDLGFAAGVQIQVMGPVPYEESSDPTFTQDAWVTASAWAGWRWPRAEFTVTGTNLFNDEHWTSIVPGIYHGVPVLPRRLNARFRWFF